In Thiohalospira halophila DSM 15071, the following proteins share a genomic window:
- a CDS encoding type II toxin-antitoxin system VapC family toxin: MILYGDTSALLKLYIDEPDSAFVEEAMGEASAVATHVIAYPELRAALARAARMGRVGPEHLRELVATVDQDWQRLHTIQPDPTLIHRAGHLAGTLSLRGYDSVHLAAAEAVSAQIAPAPFRFAVFDQGLRAAARELELAILGEH, translated from the coding sequence TTGATCCTCTACGGCGATACATCGGCCCTGCTCAAGCTCTATATCGATGAACCCGACTCGGCGTTCGTCGAAGAGGCCATGGGAGAGGCCTCGGCCGTGGCCACCCACGTCATCGCCTATCCGGAACTCCGCGCAGCGCTGGCCAGGGCGGCGCGCATGGGCCGGGTCGGTCCCGAGCATCTTCGGGAGCTGGTCGCCACCGTGGACCAGGACTGGCAGCGACTGCACACCATCCAGCCGGACCCGACCCTGATCCATCGCGCCGGGCACCTGGCGGGAACCCTCTCCCTTCGAGGCTACGATAGCGTCCACCTCGCCGCCGCCGAGGCGGTGTCCGCGCAGATCGCCCCTGCTCCCTTCCGCTTCGCCGTCTTCGACCAGGGCCTGCGCGCGGCGGCGCGCGAACTCGAACTGGCAATCCTCGGGGAGCACTGA
- a CDS encoding glycosyltransferase family 9 protein, producing the protein MSPSGLVEAPQRIALVRLSALGDVTHILPLVHTLRSTWPEAAITWVIGRREAELVEGLEGVELVTLDKGAGLAGYRALGRVLRGRRFDLLLQLQTSFRAHLASLGVRAPVRLGWDRTRARDLHGLFINRRIPFVDRQHVLDGQFGFLEALGIRERVLDWRVPVPAAERTAAAETLPGHAPTLIISPGASNPLRNWPVACYCELADIATERHGLRVLLTGGPSTLERELADAICAGTRVAEPVDRVGKLTLKGLVAHMERATALVSPDSGPAHVAACARLPVIGLYAVSNPRRTGPYLSLEHTVDGYPEAARRYLGEEPEQLRWGTRVEDPRAMEAVTVEAAAERLAALVGDGVRAGISLRFSP; encoded by the coding sequence GTGTCGCCGTCGGGGCTGGTTGAGGCGCCGCAGCGGATCGCCCTGGTCCGGCTCTCGGCGCTGGGGGATGTCACCCACATCCTCCCGCTGGTCCACACCCTGCGCAGCACCTGGCCGGAGGCGGCGATCACGTGGGTCATCGGTCGGCGCGAGGCGGAGCTGGTGGAGGGCCTGGAGGGGGTGGAGCTGGTGACCCTGGACAAGGGCGCGGGCCTCGCCGGCTACCGGGCGCTGGGCCGGGTCCTGCGCGGGCGGCGCTTCGACCTGCTGCTGCAGCTGCAGACCTCCTTCCGCGCCCACCTGGCCAGCCTGGGCGTCCGCGCCCCGGTCCGGCTGGGGTGGGACCGCACCCGCGCCCGGGACCTCCACGGCCTCTTCATCAATCGCCGGATCCCCTTCGTGGACCGCCAGCACGTCCTGGACGGCCAGTTCGGCTTCCTGGAGGCCCTGGGGATCCGGGAGCGGGTGCTGGACTGGCGCGTTCCGGTGCCGGCGGCCGAGCGCACCGCTGCCGCCGAGACCCTTCCGGGCCACGCGCCGACGCTCATCATCAGCCCCGGCGCCAGCAACCCGCTGCGCAACTGGCCGGTGGCGTGCTACTGCGAACTCGCCGACATCGCCACCGAGCGCCACGGCTTGCGGGTCCTGCTCACCGGCGGGCCCTCGACCCTGGAGCGTGAGCTGGCCGATGCCATCTGCGCCGGCACCCGGGTGGCCGAGCCGGTGGACCGGGTGGGCAAGCTCACCCTCAAGGGGCTGGTGGCCCACATGGAGCGGGCCACGGCGCTGGTGAGCCCCGACTCCGGCCCCGCCCACGTGGCCGCCTGTGCCCGCCTCCCGGTCATCGGGTTGTACGCGGTGAGCAATCCCCGGCGCACCGGCCCCTACCTCAGCCTGGAGCACACCGTGGATGGCTACCCCGAGGCGGCGCGGCGGTATCTGGGTGAAGAGCCGGAGCAGCTGCGCTGGGGCACCCGGGTGGAGGATCCCCGGGCCATGGAGGCGGTGACGGTGGAGGCCGCCGCCGAGCGGCTGGCGGCCCTCGTGGGCGATGGAGTGCGCGCGGGCATCAGCCTCCGATTCAGCCCTTGA
- a CDS encoding adenosylhomocysteinase: protein MSADIELGRQKLAWAREHMPVHAALRQRWASTWPLAGITVGVCSHIEAKTGVFVETLAAAGAEVVFTGSEPGSSQDDVVAALNEQDGIVGYARRGISDAELDELHNRALTHRPRFILDDAAELTARMVHQHPELLEGFIGMCEQTTTGIQRIQAMAREGAIRFPAYAVNNTPMKHEFDNIHGTGESSLTNLLQTTNLLLAGKRVVIAGYGDCGLGLATKARSLGARVMVTEIEPRQALRAHMAGFEVGPMAEAAAWGEIFITATGNREVIRGEHFDVMRDGALMANAGHFNVEIDAEALAGRAEEVTEARPGIAEYRTADGRRLHLVAEGRLVNLATPTAMGHPAEVMDTTFAMQAVAACHLVAHAEGLSPGVHAVPDEVDRDVAETRLTTLGIGIDELTESQRRFLESWRIEDIKG from the coding sequence ATGTCCGCGGATATCGAGCTGGGTCGTCAGAAGCTGGCGTGGGCGCGGGAGCACATGCCGGTCCACGCCGCCCTGCGCCAGCGCTGGGCGAGTACATGGCCCCTGGCCGGGATCACGGTGGGGGTCTGCTCCCACATCGAGGCCAAGACCGGGGTCTTCGTGGAGACGCTGGCCGCCGCCGGGGCGGAGGTGGTCTTCACCGGCTCCGAGCCCGGCTCTAGCCAGGATGACGTGGTCGCCGCCCTCAACGAGCAGGACGGGATCGTCGGCTACGCCCGGCGCGGGATCAGCGATGCCGAGCTGGACGAACTCCACAACCGGGCGCTGACCCACCGCCCCCGCTTCATCCTCGACGACGCCGCCGAGCTCACCGCCCGCATGGTCCACCAGCACCCGGAGCTGCTGGAGGGCTTCATCGGCATGTGCGAGCAGACCACCACCGGGATCCAGCGCATCCAGGCCATGGCGCGGGAGGGGGCCATCCGCTTCCCCGCCTACGCGGTGAACAACACCCCCATGAAACACGAGTTCGACAACATCCACGGCACCGGGGAGTCGTCGCTCACCAACCTCCTGCAGACCACCAACCTGCTGCTGGCCGGCAAGCGGGTGGTCATCGCCGGCTACGGCGACTGCGGCCTGGGGCTGGCCACCAAGGCGCGCAGCCTGGGCGCCCGGGTGATGGTCACCGAGATCGAGCCGCGCCAGGCGCTGCGCGCCCACATGGCCGGCTTCGAGGTGGGGCCCATGGCGGAGGCGGCGGCCTGGGGCGAGATCTTCATCACCGCCACCGGCAACCGCGAGGTGATCCGGGGCGAGCACTTCGACGTCATGCGCGACGGGGCGCTCATGGCCAACGCCGGCCACTTCAACGTGGAGATCGACGCCGAGGCCCTGGCCGGGCGGGCCGAAGAGGTCACCGAGGCGCGCCCGGGCATCGCCGAGTACCGCACCGCCGACGGCCGGCGGCTGCACCTGGTGGCCGAGGGGCGGCTGGTGAACCTGGCCACCCCCACCGCCATGGGCCACCCGGCGGAGGTGATGGACACCACCTTCGCCATGCAGGCGGTGGCCGCCTGCCACCTGGTGGCCCACGCCGAGGGGCTGAGCCCCGGCGTCCACGCCGTCCCCGACGAGGTGGACCGGGACGTGGCCGAGACCCGGCTGACCACCCTGGGCATCGGCATCGACGAGCTCACCGAGAGCCAGCGCCGCTTCCTGGAGTCCTGGCGCATCGAGGACATCAAGGGCTGA
- a CDS encoding capsular polysaccharide export protein, LipB/KpsS family, giving the protein MSGPVLLLYNTPKARRYFRTLAANVDSPRLEAHPLAVFPGPCPRDAEGRRAIADYSLRRKAARPHIPPWRQRLFRAVYPGVAAAHYAHARRLIRMTGASGVAVWGGQAMDVRAARAAAEDAGLPCHVFETGLLPRTTTCDPRGVNADSSVPRDPAFYRGLDADVDLPAHLEQRPGRVEHPRVPLPESYIFVPFQVRLDSQILLYSPWIRNMRHLFRVMVKAWQAALAPRGVELVFKLHPTCRERYPDLLDKADDLPGVHFANGNTTEELIRGAEGVVTINSSVGLEALLLEKPVLALGEALYAIPGVAEQVREPGGITAWLRAVADGRPPADDLRRPFLGWLARDYCIPGSHREPGPDHFAAVARRLAAGDLIAPAPDEGAARVAVGAG; this is encoded by the coding sequence ATGTCCGGACCCGTTCTCCTGCTCTACAACACCCCCAAGGCGCGGCGCTATTTCCGCACCCTGGCCGCCAACGTGGACTCGCCCAGGCTGGAGGCGCACCCGCTGGCGGTCTTCCCCGGCCCCTGCCCGCGGGATGCCGAGGGGCGCCGCGCCATCGCCGACTACAGCCTGCGGCGCAAGGCGGCCCGCCCGCACATCCCGCCCTGGCGCCAGCGCCTGTTCCGCGCCGTCTACCCCGGCGTGGCGGCCGCCCACTACGCCCACGCCCGCCGCCTCATCCGGATGACCGGCGCCAGCGGCGTGGCCGTCTGGGGCGGCCAGGCGATGGACGTCCGCGCGGCGCGGGCGGCGGCGGAGGATGCCGGCCTGCCCTGCCACGTCTTCGAGACCGGGCTGCTGCCGCGGACCACCACCTGCGATCCCCGGGGCGTGAATGCCGACAGCTCCGTCCCGCGGGATCCGGCCTTCTATCGCGGCCTGGACGCCGACGTGGACCTCCCCGCCCATCTGGAGCAGCGACCCGGCCGGGTGGAGCACCCCCGGGTGCCGCTGCCGGAGTCCTACATCTTCGTCCCCTTCCAGGTGCGGCTGGACAGCCAGATCCTCCTCTATTCCCCCTGGATCCGGAACATGCGCCACCTCTTCCGGGTGATGGTGAAGGCGTGGCAGGCCGCCCTGGCCCCGCGCGGGGTGGAATTGGTCTTCAAGCTGCACCCCACCTGCCGGGAGCGCTACCCGGACCTGCTGGACAAGGCCGACGACCTGCCGGGGGTTCACTTCGCCAACGGCAATACCACCGAGGAGCTCATCCGCGGCGCCGAGGGGGTGGTCACCATCAACTCCTCCGTGGGGCTGGAGGCGCTGCTGCTGGAGAAGCCGGTCCTGGCCCTGGGCGAGGCCCTCTACGCCATTCCCGGCGTGGCGGAGCAGGTCCGGGAGCCGGGCGGGATCACGGCGTGGCTGCGCGCCGTGGCCGATGGCCGGCCGCCGGCCGATGATCTACGCCGCCCCTTCCTGGGCTGGCTGGCCCGGGACTACTGCATCCCCGGATCCCACCGCGAGCCGGGGCCGGACCACTTCGCCGCCGTCGCCCGGCGGCTGGCCGCCGGCGACCTCATCGCGCCGGCCCCGGACGAGGGTGCTGCCCGTGTCGCCGTCGGGGCTGGTTGA
- a CDS encoding type II toxin-antitoxin system PemK/MazF family toxin translates to MAIAMRRGEIWREIGKTRPVVVLQADALTRADLPTVVAAPLSTQFRQGAEPLRIAIPARGRLLADSWVCVEQLRALDATRFGEGPLAELTPQELQALEQTLVDILGIGAMD, encoded by the coding sequence GTGGCGATAGCCATGCGCCGCGGCGAGATCTGGCGGGAAATAGGCAAGACCCGGCCGGTCGTGGTGCTCCAGGCCGACGCCCTGACCCGGGCCGACCTGCCCACCGTGGTTGCGGCCCCGCTGAGCACGCAGTTCCGGCAGGGAGCCGAGCCGCTGCGGATCGCGATCCCCGCCCGCGGGCGGCTGCTTGCGGACTCCTGGGTCTGCGTCGAGCAGCTCCGCGCCCTGGACGCCACCCGGTTCGGCGAGGGGCCGCTGGCCGAACTCACGCCGCAGGAGCTTCAGGCCCTTGAGCAGACCCTGGTCGACATCCTCGGCATCGGGGCAATGGACTGA
- a CDS encoding type II toxin-antitoxin system Phd/YefM family antitoxin, which yields MNVSVRELKAHLSEYLRRAQAGETIVITSRNHVVGRLSAPTEEDHAPAREETAALERLRAQPWLQEPAAAGALGGGRRRIPAREGETLSTELLERD from the coding sequence ATGAACGTCTCCGTCCGCGAACTCAAGGCCCACCTCTCCGAGTACCTGCGCCGGGCGCAGGCGGGAGAGACCATCGTTATCACTTCCCGAAACCACGTCGTGGGCCGCCTGAGCGCGCCCACGGAGGAGGACCATGCGCCGGCGCGGGAGGAGACCGCAGCCCTGGAGCGGCTCCGGGCACAGCCCTGGCTTCAGGAGCCGGCTGCCGCGGGCGCCCTGGGCGGCGGCCGGCGGCGCATCCCGGCGCGGGAGGGCGAGACGCTCTCCACCGAACTCCTGGAACGCGATTGA
- a CDS encoding BMC domain-containing protein, with the protein MDPTRATTRIQLRTYVYMDSLQPQLAQYLATVSQGFLPVPGDSCLWVEISPGMAVHRLTDVALKATRVHLSQQVVEREYGSMVIHHRDQSDVLEAGNSVLGHMGAEPGDRTPCQIAWQEVIRGMTPDHTTLINRQDRKGSMILPEESMFILETEPAGYIIYAANQAEKAARVKLIDVRAVGAFGRLTMSGSEADVDEAAHAAIRAIQGLNPSRA; encoded by the coding sequence ATGGACCCGACCCGCGCCACGACCCGCATCCAGCTGCGGACCTATGTCTACATGGACTCGCTCCAGCCGCAGCTGGCGCAGTATCTGGCCACGGTCTCCCAGGGCTTTCTGCCCGTCCCGGGGGACTCCTGCCTGTGGGTGGAGATCTCTCCCGGCATGGCGGTCCACCGCCTCACCGACGTCGCCCTCAAGGCGACCCGGGTCCATCTCTCCCAGCAGGTGGTGGAGCGCGAGTACGGCTCCATGGTCATCCACCACCGGGACCAGAGCGACGTGCTGGAGGCGGGCAATTCGGTCCTCGGCCACATGGGGGCGGAGCCCGGCGACCGCACCCCCTGCCAGATCGCCTGGCAGGAGGTGATCCGCGGCATGACGCCGGACCACACCACCCTCATCAACCGCCAGGACCGCAAGGGCTCCATGATCCTCCCGGAGGAGAGCATGTTCATCCTGGAGACGGAGCCTGCGGGCTACATCATCTACGCCGCCAACCAGGCGGAGAAGGCGGCCCGGGTGAAGCTCATCGACGTCCGCGCGGTGGGCGCCTTCGGCCGCCTGACCATGTCCGGCAGCGAGGCCGACGTGGACGAGGCGGCCCACGCGGCGATCCGCGCCATCCAGGGCCTGAACCCATCCAGGGCCTGA
- a CDS encoding helix-turn-helix transcriptional regulator, giving the protein MKRSQVERLYHLHQRLRRTGAILHVDGLAAELEVSRATVYRDLETLRDRLGAPLEQPGDGHVRYDPDADDYELPGLWFNESELYALLAAERLLEAVEPGILAPHLDPLQRRIGDLLRQTGHDPETVRERVVLQPQARRVVDRDVFAAVAGATLAGRVLTIGYRGRAREVAETRRIHHQRLLHYRDNWYLIAFCERAEALRNFAIDRIQQPRETDEPAQPVEASRLDEHLEAGFGIFGGPARGTATLEFSPTAARWVADEQWHPEQVDERPEGGGLRRHLPYSNPTELLMEAGRWGPDCTITHPPELRQAAAERLQEAAARYGAEE; this is encoded by the coding sequence GTGAAGCGGTCCCAGGTCGAACGCCTCTACCACCTCCACCAGCGCCTGCGCCGCACCGGCGCTATCCTCCACGTGGATGGCCTGGCGGCGGAGCTGGAGGTCAGCCGCGCCACGGTCTACCGCGACCTGGAGACCCTGCGCGATCGGCTGGGCGCGCCCCTGGAACAGCCGGGGGACGGCCACGTCCGCTACGATCCCGACGCCGACGACTATGAACTCCCCGGCCTCTGGTTCAATGAATCGGAGCTCTACGCCCTCCTGGCCGCCGAGCGCCTGCTGGAGGCGGTGGAGCCGGGCATCCTCGCTCCCCACCTGGACCCGTTGCAGCGGCGCATCGGCGACCTCCTGCGCCAGACCGGCCACGACCCGGAGACCGTCCGCGAGCGCGTGGTCCTCCAGCCCCAGGCACGCCGAGTCGTGGACCGGGACGTCTTCGCCGCCGTGGCCGGCGCCACCCTGGCCGGCCGGGTCCTGACCATCGGCTACCGCGGCCGGGCGCGAGAGGTGGCCGAGACCCGCCGGATCCACCACCAGCGCCTGCTCCACTACCGCGACAACTGGTACCTCATCGCCTTCTGCGAGCGGGCGGAGGCCCTGCGCAACTTCGCCATCGACCGGATCCAGCAGCCGCGAGAGACCGACGAACCCGCCCAACCCGTGGAGGCCAGCCGGCTCGACGAACACCTGGAGGCCGGCTTCGGCATCTTCGGCGGCCCCGCCCGGGGGACCGCCACCCTGGAATTCAGCCCCACCGCCGCCCGCTGGGTGGCCGACGAACAGTGGCACCCCGAACAGGTGGACGAGCGCCCCGAGGGGGGCGGCCTGCGTCGCCACCTCCCCTACAGCAACCCCACCGAACTCCTCATGGAGGCCGGCCGCTGGGGGCCCGACTGCACCATCACCCACCCGCCGGAGCTGCGCCAGGCCGCCGCCGAACGGTTGCAGGAGGCGGCGGCGAGATACGGGGCGGAGGAATGA
- a CDS encoding ribbon-helix-helix protein, CopG family — MGTLNVRLPEELERRLEEEARQAGLPRSELAREAIGDLLERRERARRDQRLAEAARIIAEDPAMYRESREMARDFLPLENEAGDTDGTTDGDGEVWWR; from the coding sequence ATGGGCACTCTCAACGTCCGTCTACCGGAAGAACTGGAACGCCGGCTCGAGGAAGAGGCCCGGCAGGCCGGGCTGCCCCGCTCGGAGCTGGCCCGGGAGGCTATCGGCGATCTGCTGGAACGCCGGGAGCGTGCCCGTCGGGACCAGCGCCTGGCGGAGGCGGCACGAATCATCGCCGAGGACCCCGCGATGTACCGGGAATCGCGGGAGATGGCCCGGGACTTCCTGCCGCTGGAGAACGAGGCCGGTGATACCGACGGGACCACCGATGGCGACGGGGAGGTCTGGTGGCGATAG
- a CDS encoding NUDIX hydrolase: protein MHRQDLLQRLTSHRTDFPDEATFTRRARDFVAGHADCFHRELMPRHVTASTWVVNPARDHALLLHHGKHNRWFQPGGHADGDPDVLAVALREVQEETGLHPDAIRLVDDWVFDVDIHTIPDDPHAPPHEHIDVRFLVEVDDTLPVPGNEESHEVRWVPLEAISRYNNGRSTWRMVEKTRRLRHRPT from the coding sequence ATGCACCGCCAGGACCTGCTCCAGCGCCTGACGAGCCACCGCACCGACTTCCCCGACGAGGCGACCTTCACCCGCCGGGCCCGGGACTTCGTGGCCGGCCACGCCGACTGCTTCCACCGCGAACTCATGCCGCGGCACGTCACCGCCTCCACCTGGGTGGTGAACCCGGCCCGGGACCACGCCCTCCTCCTCCACCACGGCAAGCACAACCGCTGGTTCCAGCCGGGTGGCCACGCCGATGGCGACCCCGACGTGCTGGCGGTGGCCCTGCGCGAGGTCCAGGAGGAGACCGGGCTCCACCCCGATGCCATCCGGCTGGTGGACGACTGGGTCTTCGACGTGGACATCCACACCATCCCCGATGACCCCCACGCCCCGCCCCACGAGCACATCGATGTACGCTTCCTGGTGGAGGTGGACGATACGCTGCCGGTCCCCGGCAACGAGGAGTCCCACGAGGTCCGCTGGGTGCCGCTGGAGGCGATCTCGCGCTACAACAATGGCCGCTCCACGTGGCGGATGGTGGAGAAGACCCGGCGGCTGCGCCACCGACCGACCTGA